One genomic segment of Paenibacillus sp. FSL H8-0332 includes these proteins:
- a CDS encoding glutathionylspermidine synthase family protein, producing MIQAEQAFEYIDQSGLERAPRVERLHELGFTWADLEDEEYWLDAVAVMRIETYQELKEAAAALWAILDKAVRYVHLRHDLYDLLGIPPVLWQMLDDCPLPEQGLISRYARFDFAVAGDGTIKLLELNADTPTGYVEASIATPWICAEAGIGSPNAAMKQQLAAAWSVERPDTVACVDYGSHEEDSGTIEALAAHSGLDIRCVDCLDLSIDEGVVKDGEDRIIERMFALYPKEWMAVDEGGEALAYAIESGKLQLFNGPHSIILQSKGLMAAVWGMYELGLLFTEPEREAISRYILPTYNKAVFSESFVSKSVFGREGGSVRIFDDSGTLEIEDEEGYDSSQLFPVVYQKRAEMARIMTAEGELHLLTGMFVINGTPCGLLGRAGGPITGNASHFIALGVRGLEDVQG from the coding sequence ATGATCCAGGCGGAGCAGGCATTCGAGTATATAGACCAGTCCGGTCTGGAGCGCGCTCCCCGGGTAGAGCGGCTGCATGAGCTGGGCTTCACCTGGGCCGATCTGGAGGACGAGGAATACTGGCTGGATGCGGTGGCTGTGATGCGCATTGAGACCTATCAGGAATTGAAGGAAGCCGCCGCAGCACTCTGGGCGATTCTGGATAAAGCTGTCCGTTATGTCCATCTCAGACATGACCTGTACGACCTGCTCGGGATTCCCCCGGTGCTGTGGCAGATGCTGGATGACTGCCCGTTGCCGGAGCAAGGACTGATCAGCCGGTATGCCCGGTTCGATTTTGCCGTGGCGGGGGATGGTACGATCAAGCTGCTGGAGCTGAATGCGGATACTCCGACCGGCTATGTGGAAGCTTCCATTGCTACGCCATGGATCTGCGCAGAGGCAGGCATCGGGAGCCCGAATGCAGCCATGAAGCAGCAGCTGGCCGCAGCCTGGAGCGTGGAGCGCCCGGACACGGTAGCCTGTGTGGACTACGGCAGCCATGAGGAAGACAGCGGGACGATTGAGGCGCTGGCCGCGCATAGCGGACTGGATATCCGCTGTGTCGATTGCCTGGATCTGTCGATTGATGAGGGTGTGGTCAAGGACGGGGAGGACCGGATCATAGAGCGGATGTTCGCGCTGTATCCGAAGGAGTGGATGGCCGTAGATGAAGGCGGTGAGGCTCTGGCCTATGCCATTGAGAGCGGGAAGCTCCAGCTGTTCAACGGACCGCATAGCATCATCCTCCAGTCCAAGGGGCTGATGGCTGCTGTCTGGGGAATGTACGAGCTTGGCCTGCTGTTCACGGAGCCGGAACGCGAGGCCATATCCAGGTACATCTTGCCGACGTACAATAAGGCAGTCTTCTCAGAGAGCTTTGTATCCAAATCTGTATTCGGCCGCGAAGGCGGATCTGTACGGATCTTTGATGACAGCGGCACGCTTGAGATCGAGGACGAAGAGGGCTATGACAGCAGCCAGCTTTTCCCCGTGGTCTATCAGAAAAGGGCCGAAATGGCCCGGATCATGACAGCGGAGGGCGAGCTGCATCTGCTGACCGGCATGTTCGTCATTAACGGAACGCCCTGCGGGCTGCTTGGCCGGGCCGGCGGGCCGATCACAGGCAATGCCAGTCATTTTATCGCGCTAGGAGTGAGGGGGCTTGAAGATGTTCAAGGATAG